GATTACGGCTTCGTCGACGCTTTCTATAAGGGTGCGAGTCAGAATATCGCTGGTTCGCTGTCAGCGAGCTGGGGCGAGTCAGAGACGGCAATCCAATTCTCCGTTGCTGCCGCTCAGGAGTCTCCGGGTTATGCCGCGGCCTTTAACCAGGCGTTCCTCGAGTCGGCGGCACAGGGACAGTCGGACTTCGTTGCCTCGGGCGATCAAGGCGCCTATGATCCGACAGGCGACATCGGGACTTACAACCTTGGTGTTGATAGCCCAGAGGACTCTCCATATGTGACCTCAGTTGGTGGTACGACGTTGGCGGGAAGCCAGGTCTATCCCATCACGAAGACCACGAAGTCAGGCAAGGTTGTGACCACCGGGTATGAAGAGGTCAACATTCCCAAACAGCTGACGTGGGGCTGGGACTATCTGTGGCCGATGTACAGGGCGTTGGGTGCGAAGTCGGAGCAGGCTGCGGCCGCGGGGACTATCGTTGGTTCCGGTGGTGGCTATAGCGTGCTCTTTAGCAACCCGTCGTATCAGAATGGGATCGGTGCGGACACTTTCTCTGATTATGAGTTCATCAACCCGACCGATTATCAAGAGATTCCACCGACCAACTTGAGTCTTCCGACGGGCTTTAAGTTGAACCCGAAGCCGACCCTAAGCACCGGGATCAATGCCGGTTTCCGAGCGACGCCGGATGTGGCTTTCAACGCCGATCCTCAGACTGGCTATGTTGCCTATGATCCACAGTTCAAAAAGCCGTATGGGTCAGCCCTTGTTGACTTCGGTGGTACGAGCTTCATTGGGCCGCAGCTCAATGGCGTGACGGCAGACTACGAGAGTGCGCTTGGGCACCGGATTGGCTTCTGGAATCCGAACATCTATTCGTTCGCAGAGTCGACTCACTCCCCGTTCCATCCGTTGGATTCGAATTTTGTCTACAGCGGGCCCAGTTACTATTCTGGCGAGAACAACGGGCATTTGCTGACGATATCGGGCGAGTTCACCAACACGAACGACTACTACACCGGCACTCCTGGGGCGATTTACAACCCGGGATCTGGCCTAGGGTACGCTAATCTCTCGAAGTTGTATGATGACTTTGCGGCAACGACGGGGGTCGCAAGTGGACCTAGCGGAACGGGTGCGCCCTTGACGCCTAGCGCGCCCTTGACGCCTAGCGCGCCCTTGACACCTGGGGCGAAGTGATAACAAGGTAGTAACTTGTTTTCTTCATGAACGAGGGGTCGCGCGAGGAAACTCGTGCGACCCCTCGGTGTTTTGGTCTTGCTTGGCAGGTTTGGGCGATACTGCGAGCCTAGCCCGACTTTCGCAATTCCTTCCCGAATTCATGTCCAGCCTGTGGATATCTAGGGGTGTGAAGGTTTTATCCACAGGGGTATTGTAGAGTTTGGGCGGATGGAATGCTAGGTTTGGTTATATGTGGTTGTTCGTGTAGTGTCCTAAGAATGTAGATAGTCGGTATTATTGGCACGATCCGTGTGCATCCACTGGTAGCGTCTGTCCTACGTATATCAGGGCCGTCGATACCAAGACCAAGACGGGAAAGAACTACACCAAGTATCAGTTGATCGAGTCCTATCGAAGTGAGAAGGTGCCGAGACAGCGCATCATCTTGACTCTTACCGATTTTTATCTCAATAAGCCTCTTTGGCCTGCCCTAGCGAGAGCCTTCAGTGAACGCCTGAGTGGAGTAAAGTCCATCTTTGCCGAGGATGAGAGGATCAAGCCCTACCTTTAGGCCATCCTCGCCAAGTTAAGTGTCAGGTCAGAGATTGGCTTTGCTGATGTTACCCGCGATGAGAGCGCTGACTATGCGCGCATCGATCTAGCAACTGCTAACCACACCAAGGTAAGAACCCTTGGGCCTGAGCTGATCGGCGATCACTTGCAGGATCTGTTGGGCTTCGAAAGGATGCTTGGACTCGCTGGTCTCAAAGAGCGTGACCTTGGTCTTGCCAAAGCGGTGATACTGGCTCGTCTCATTCACCCAGGTTCTGACCGTCGCACCCATCGGGTCATCGTTTCGAACTCCTCAATTGCTGAGCTGTGTGCGATCGATGTCGCCAAACTCGCCAAGGACCGGGTCTTTAGGGTAGCGGATGCGCTCTATCAGGGTAAGGGGGTGAACGAGTGGGAGCTCTTTCGCTCTGAGAGGACCCTCTTTCCAACCAAGGAGACCCTCTTTCTCTTTGACTTGACCAATACCTACTTCGAGGGTAGCGCCAGGGTCAACACCCTGGCCAAGTACGGCCGATCCATTGGTCCAGAGTTACGCGAATCGTTGGTCCAGGGATATAAGAAAAGTCAGTCCACTCGTGGCACTGGCTCTCGCCGTCGATGATCGGGGCCTACCGGTCTACTCCGAGATCTATGAGGGCAATGTCGCAGAGCCAAGGGCCTTGGCTCAAGTACTGACTCATCTTGGTGCGTTGGGCAAGGACGATCTCTTTACCCCCACGGTCGTCATGGACCGAGGAATTGCAACGACTGAGAACATCGTCCTGTGTGTAACGCGCAACCTCGACTACGTCGTCATCGAACGGGCGAGGCGATCTCGGTTGTACCAAGAACACTTCGCCTC
This sequence is a window from Ferrimicrobium sp.. Protein-coding genes within it:
- a CDS encoding S53 family peptidase is translated as MRKRLVRHAVTLGAVGALGLTTMAMASPAASLTAAQAPVPKVSVPGGLAPAIAAKAKPMGTTAGSTQMRVSFILTGRDITALENKVDVGWKGAYLTPAQFARQYGQTPHYVNELIAYLKSFGIHAQVMADMLDVTSQGTAAQYQNALSVLFNNYEVPASAVAPAGAQAGPSQVQHVFATPDNPRLPANLAGNIEAVLGLTNYAPYESLSIPGKPEATPGTANASGTTIPTGTAKSSQLPQAFEEDYHLTPLLKAGDKGQGQTMGIVTLASVDPSVPRYFWESVAHIAALPHRLTLVNVDGGAGPVSLSSGSDETTIDVEQSGTIAPKAKIVVYQAPNTDYGFVDAFYKGASQNIAGSLSASWGESETAIQFSVAAAQESPGYAAAFNQAFLESAAQGQSDFVASGDQGAYDPTGDIGTYNLGVDSPEDSPYVTSVGGTTLAGSQVYPITKTTKSGKVVTTGYEEVNIPKQLTWGWDYLWPMYRALGAKSEQAAAAGTIVGSGGGYSVLFSNPSYQNGIGADTFSDYEFINPTDYQEIPPTNLSLPTGFKLNPKPTLSTGINAGFRATPDVAFNADPQTGYVAYDPQFKKPYGSALVDFGGTSFIGPQLNGVTADYESALGHRIGFWNPNIYSFAESTHSPFHPLDSNFVYSGPSYYSGENNGHLLTISGEFTNTNDYYTGTPGAIYNPGSGLGYANLSKLYDDFAATTGVASGPSGTGAPLTPSAPLTPSAPLTPGAK